From Solibacillus isronensis, the proteins below share one genomic window:
- the panD gene encoding aspartate 1-decarboxylase — MFRMMMNSKIHRAQVTQADLNYVGSITIDEDILDAVGMLPNEKVHIVNNNNGARFETYIIAGERGSGVICVNGAAARLVQKGDIVIIISYVYVDNKEVAEHTPTVAIMGENNTIKEIIEYEPEATIM, encoded by the coding sequence ATGTTTAGAATGATGATGAACAGTAAAATCCACCGTGCCCAAGTGACACAGGCAGATTTGAATTATGTTGGATCCATTACAATAGATGAAGATATTTTGGATGCGGTTGGAATGCTGCCGAATGAAAAAGTTCATATTGTCAATAACAACAACGGAGCACGCTTTGAGACGTATATTATCGCCGGAGAGCGTGGTTCAGGAGTTATTTGCGTAAATGGAGCAGCAGCTCGTCTTGTTCAAAAAGGTGATATTGTCATCATTATTTCTTACGTGTATGTGGATAATAAAGAAGTTGCCGAACATACTCCGACTGTTGCGATTATGGGTGAAAACAATACAATTAAAGAAATAATCGAATACGAACCGGAAGCAACAATTATGTAA
- a CDS encoding transketolase, producing the protein MKNQSMELVEKEVENTLYQCIDFNIEENYIAMGQEFAKVLALLQEHGLISPALKVITDPEQCLTETRILLESLQEAQKRHASRRKLLTHRHILNVWLRKNQYFQREVLPGFF; encoded by the coding sequence ATGAAAAATCAGTCAATGGAGCTTGTAGAAAAAGAAGTGGAAAACACATTATATCAATGTATTGATTTTAATATAGAAGAAAACTATATTGCGATGGGACAAGAGTTTGCTAAGGTGCTCGCGCTACTGCAGGAACATGGTCTTATTAGTCCGGCATTAAAAGTGATTACTGACCCGGAACAATGTCTGACGGAAACGCGTATATTGCTCGAAAGTCTGCAGGAAGCGCAAAAAAGGCATGCTTCACGGAGAAAACTGCTGACACATCGGCATATTTTAAATGTATGGCTTAGAAAAAATCAGTATTTTCAGCGAGAGGTTTTACCGGGTTTTTTCTAA
- a CDS encoding 3D domain-containing protein, translating into MFQNKLLFSFAFFVVTALFFTSAAIAATHTVKKGEELDEIADLYDTSVYTLLELNEVNDIEEVTEGFVLKLPDHIQNKKVPVEKKEKKETIDDFEVVKTLTVEASAFTAYCKGCSGKTASGIDLKKNPDIKLIAVDPKIIPLGTKVWVEGYGIAVAGDTGGSIKGNRIDVFVKTKKIALNWGRKNVEIKVLK; encoded by the coding sequence ATGTTTCAAAATAAACTATTATTTAGCTTTGCCTTCTTTGTGGTCACTGCCTTATTCTTCACAAGCGCGGCAATTGCAGCAACGCATACTGTGAAGAAAGGTGAGGAATTGGATGAAATTGCAGATCTTTATGACACATCAGTATATACATTGCTTGAATTAAATGAAGTTAACGACATAGAAGAAGTAACGGAAGGCTTCGTACTGAAATTACCGGATCATATTCAAAATAAGAAGGTTCCGGTTGAAAAAAAGGAGAAAAAGGAAACAATTGATGACTTTGAAGTTGTTAAAACTTTAACAGTTGAAGCAAGCGCTTTTACAGCATACTGTAAGGGATGTTCGGGAAAAACGGCGTCGGGAATTGACTTGAAGAAAAATCCGGATATTAAGCTGATTGCGGTTGATCCAAAGATTATCCCGCTTGGAACGAAAGTATGGGTGGAAGGGTACGGAATTGCAGTTGCTGGTGATACAGGCGGTTCGATTAAAGGAAACCGAATTGATGTTTTTGTTAAAACAAAAAAAATCGCGCTTAATTGGGGACGTAAAAATGTAGAAATTAAAGTATTAAAATAA
- a CDS encoding cation:proton antiporter: MFIFQIVIVLLATKLAGHLSVRLGQPSVLGKILIGIIIGPAMLGWITDNEIMQTFSQIGVILLMFLAGLETDLEDLNANMKGAIFVAIGGVILPIAMSYPLALAFGLTQGQAIFIGLTLAATSVSISVQTLSEIGWLKSKEGSTLLGAAVLDDIIVVVLIAIAMSFLVGDDVSIPALIGGKVFFFVLLAVVMIWVIPTFLKLFSRLKVTEALLSGALVACFALAYIGEHYFGIATIIGAFFIGIAIGRTPFKDTVEHKVEPIANGLFVPFFFVSIGLSVTFAGITGNIWFLVIFSIVAIISKLIGSGLGAKLAGFSWKSSTGIGAGMISRGEVALILAGMGLSSGLLPAEDYTPMVIVIIITTLVTPPMLKGIFGNRSNLID; encoded by the coding sequence ATGTTTATTTTTCAAATTGTTATCGTACTATTGGCTACTAAACTCGCAGGACATTTATCAGTACGTTTAGGCCAGCCTTCAGTACTCGGTAAAATTCTGATCGGTATCATTATCGGTCCTGCAATGCTTGGCTGGATTACTGACAATGAAATTATGCAAACATTCAGTCAAATAGGGGTAATTTTATTAATGTTTTTAGCCGGTTTGGAAACAGACCTGGAAGATTTAAATGCAAATATGAAGGGGGCAATTTTCGTAGCAATTGGCGGTGTCATTTTACCGATTGCAATGAGTTATCCGTTAGCATTGGCATTTGGCCTTACACAAGGTCAGGCGATTTTCATCGGATTAACATTAGCCGCTACATCTGTAAGTATTTCGGTTCAGACATTAAGTGAAATTGGTTGGCTGAAGAGTAAGGAAGGTTCTACTTTGCTAGGAGCTGCTGTACTGGATGATATTATCGTCGTTGTGTTAATTGCAATTGCAATGAGTTTCCTTGTAGGGGATGATGTTTCGATTCCAGCATTAATCGGCGGAAAAGTATTCTTTTTTGTTCTATTGGCTGTTGTAATGATATGGGTGATTCCGACATTCTTAAAACTGTTTAGCCGCCTGAAGGTAACGGAGGCCCTGTTAAGCGGAGCACTTGTTGCATGTTTTGCTTTAGCTTACATAGGAGAACATTATTTTGGTATTGCTACAATTATCGGAGCGTTCTTTATCGGTATTGCGATTGGACGTACTCCATTTAAAGATACAGTCGAACATAAAGTAGAACCGATTGCAAACGGGTTATTTGTGCCATTCTTCTTCGTAAGTATCGGATTGTCCGTTACATTCGCTGGAATTACAGGAAATATCTGGTTCTTAGTGATTTTCTCGATCGTGGCAATTATATCGAAGCTTATCGGTTCTGGTCTTGGTGCAAAATTGGCAGGCTTCAGCTGGAAATCTTCAACAGGTATCGGTGCCGGGATGATTTCTCGTGGTGAAGTTGCACTGATTCTCGCGGGTATGGGATTATCAAGCGGATTGCTGCCGGCGGAAGATTATACACCAATGGTAATCGTAATTATTATTACAACGTTGGTTACACCACCAATGTTAAAAGGTATTTTCGGAAATCGTTCAAATTTAATTGATTAA
- the lpdA gene encoding dihydrolipoyl dehydrogenase, which translates to MEKFDLAVIGAGPGGYVAAIHAAKSGLKVALVEKDKVGGACYNVGCIPSKIMLEHSKLVQEIRRGTDWGVTVPTINIDFPKLMQRKDQVVDELLSNIETFIGNAQITMFRGKATVTAERKVIIGNEAFTADHVILATGSRPFVPPFKGLENANYHTTDTFFSIQELPKQLTIIGGGVIAIEMAFALAPMGTKVTVLNHSKDILQTEEPDARPIIKEKMKQLGIELVTDFTFEEIHADHVQTSIGNFPFENLLFATGRRPNTEIAEALEMQMDGRLIKVNNHYETSIPGIYAIGDLVGGFQLAHSASAEGVHAVDYILGKHPKVINQQEIPRCVYTHPEIATFGMLEHEAPADSIVTKMYLPTNPKALLEGNTQGFMKFVASPEGDIYGACVVGDGATEMINSMLAAKVLGGSVKDLARLIFPHPTVSEHVGDAARSVFGKAIHAK; encoded by the coding sequence ATGGAAAAATTTGATTTAGCCGTCATTGGTGCAGGGCCTGGTGGATATGTAGCGGCAATCCATGCCGCAAAAAGCGGGTTAAAAGTAGCGCTTGTCGAAAAAGATAAAGTTGGTGGTGCCTGCTATAATGTCGGCTGTATTCCATCAAAAATTATGCTTGAGCATAGTAAGCTGGTGCAGGAAATTCGGCGCGGAACTGATTGGGGTGTGACGGTACCAACGATTAATATTGATTTTCCGAAGTTAATGCAGCGAAAAGATCAAGTGGTTGATGAACTGTTATCTAATATTGAAACATTTATCGGAAATGCACAGATCACAATGTTTCGGGGGAAGGCGACAGTGACCGCAGAACGAAAAGTGATTATCGGTAATGAGGCGTTTACAGCAGATCATGTCATTTTAGCAACAGGCAGCCGTCCGTTCGTTCCGCCATTTAAAGGGCTTGAAAACGCCAATTATCATACGACGGATACGTTTTTTTCGATCCAGGAGCTGCCGAAACAATTAACAATCATCGGAGGCGGGGTCATTGCAATTGAAATGGCATTTGCTTTAGCGCCAATGGGAACAAAAGTAACCGTATTAAACCATAGTAAAGATATTCTGCAAACAGAAGAACCGGATGCACGACCGATTATTAAAGAAAAAATGAAACAACTGGGAATTGAACTTGTGACCGACTTTACATTTGAAGAAATCCATGCTGACCATGTTCAAACATCAATCGGCAATTTCCCGTTTGAAAATTTACTGTTTGCTACAGGGCGCCGACCAAACACTGAAATTGCTGAAGCGCTGGAAATGCAGATGGATGGCCGTTTAATTAAAGTAAATAATCACTATGAAACGAGTATTCCCGGTATTTATGCGATAGGTGATTTAGTCGGCGGATTCCAGCTTGCCCACTCTGCAAGTGCAGAAGGTGTACATGCAGTAGACTATATTTTAGGAAAGCATCCGAAAGTGATCAATCAGCAGGAAATCCCGCGATGTGTATATACACATCCTGAAATTGCGACTTTCGGCATGCTGGAACACGAAGCACCTGCAGATAGTATTGTAACGAAGATGTATTTACCTACGAACCCTAAAGCATTGCTTGAAGGAAATACACAGGGCTTTATGAAGTTTGTGGCGAGTCCTGAAGGTGATATTTACGGGGCATGTGTCGTTGGTGATGGCGCGACGGAAATGATTAACTCTATGCTTGCGGCAAAAGTATTAGGAGGATCAGTAAAAGATTTGGCAAGGCTTATTTTCCCGCATCCGACGGTCAGCGAGCACGTCGGCGATGCGGCACGTTCTGTTTTCGGAAAAGCGATTCATGCAAAATAA